The nucleotide sequence TTTGATAGATATTTTCGTTCCCTAGATGTCATGATCCCTGTTGTATAGTTTTCTTTGTTTTCAGTACATATTGCGATATTTTGTTTGTTACTTTCTTCATGTATTCCATTTGCTGTCCTTATTGTTATGTTCaccacttcattttttttatccacTTTAATGCTTAACATAACCTACTGATACAACTTCAGTATTTTCTTTGATATAAAATGTGCATGTTGAACTCTTAAGTATGTGCATTATTATTTTGTATAATTTGTTGTGCCAATGGTCAGTTCATGTTAACTCATGGTTAATAATCCTATTCTTCCAGCTTTACAAGGAAATCATTTGCCCCCTTGATGGGTTTGAGTTGCTACTGTTTTCAATGGTTGGCCCTGATGCAAAATCCTTCCCACTGTGTCCTTTTTGCTACAACAGTCCTCCATTTGAAGGCATCGACAAACTCTTCGGTGCACTCAAGCTTGATGACACTGGCAAGGTTGGGAAAGGGGCTGGCATGCCATGCTTCCTCTGCCTGCACCCCACATGTAAACAATCTATGATCACTCAAGGAGTTTGTGCTTGTCCTGAGTGTACTGGTACCCTAATTCTTGATCCAGTCAGCGCACCCAAATGGCGGCTTTACTGCAATAGATGTAACTGCATTGTCCTGCTCCCACATGCCGCTCATAAGATCAGTACTACAGATAAGAAGTGCCCAACATGTGAGTCTACTATCATCGAAGTTGATTTTAACAAGAAAACTACCCCACTTAAGGATGGAGCTACTTTGCATGAGGGTTGCATCTTGTGCGATGAGCTGTTGCATTCGCTCATTGAGATGAAGCATGGGAAGTCATTTTTTATGAGGAGAGGTAGAGGAAGAGGCAGGGGTAGAGGTCGAGGGAGAGGAAGCAGTAGGGGAAGACGGGGGAGCTCAAGACACGATGATCCTAAGATGAGCTTCAGAGATTTCTGAAAGTTTCAGGGCTTAAACCTATATGTAAGTACATGCAACACTAGTTAGAAACTTAACCACCACTGTTGTTCTTTCCATTTTCTTCCTGTATAAACCCTAGATCAAGTTATCTTTCATGGTTTTGCTACCATGCTAAGACTGTTATTTCTGTTTCTATTGGATGAAGTTAGGCTTGTTTCCCAGGTTGAAGAATGGCTGTGTAGCATCGATCTTATGTAAACAGTGGTTGGTAAATGGTAACAGGGCCAACGGTTGCAAGGGTTGGTGAGATACTGACAATTGAGAACTTCTGGGTCGTAATGCGTTTACCAACGACACAACACGAGGCAAATTGCTACCCAACAAATGCCTGATCTCTTTTCAATGTTGATTGGTACTTGATAATAAGTTGATAGCACCTTCTGATCTGGGATTCTTCTGGTTGAATCCTCTAATCCAAAGAGAAGGAACGGATGCTTCTGTTTCACTTGATGCTTTGTTCCTACCACACACGTGAGATAGTATACGTCACTTGTTGGTTCATGCTTTATTTGtacttaatattttttttcagttatACAGCTCAACTCTTTCCTTTGACATGACGTTGCTTCAGATTGCCCCTCCAACCACCAACTGAAGGTGGCCACTTGAAGCTTTGTTTCAAGTCCAAGGAAGTTGAGCAGGGGCCTCAAAACACAGGTTAAGGCCTGAACCATTGATGCTAGTCCGTGTGTCAAGAGCTAGGGTTCGTGGTTTTTCTTGGCTGGATTTGGATTAGTGAAAAGCTGTGGGGACTGTTTTTCCCCGCCGGTCAAGTTtttcatatcttttttttaaaaaaaatattgtcacATTCAGGGAACCAATTCCCTTGGTAGCTTTTGCGGTAGAACAGAGCATTAGATTGGAACCGGGATGTCTGAAATTGACAGGAAATAGGGAAAGGTCGTCTAGTGTGTGACTACGGGACTAGTATTGTCTAGCGTAGTAAAGTACGGACTAAATTAGGTGGGAATGTGGGATCGGATGCTCTTATGACTTTATGAATGTAATTAAGGTGCAAATTGTTGCGTAGATGATATTGGAAAGGGGTTAATAACGTGATGGTTATGTTAGATGAGTGATCAAAATCGTTTGTTAGATACAGCTGTGAAATATTTGTTATATTAGGAAAAGGTTTGATCAACCGAATTTTACCTGGAAATGTTATGCGCTGCTATTTCTAAACTACAAATCAAGTTTATTCATTACTTTTCCCTTTAAAAAACTTCATTCTTTCTTTCCTATTGAATCCAGTGACATAAAAAATGTAGTGTTGAATTTCTAACAAACTTAAAAGCAGATTATCTGAAGTAAATGAACTTTTTGTGACCTGTAAGAGAGAAGTGCACCGTATCAAATATTCCGCCCTTTGAAGAAAGCACAAATTTTTACTTTTGCTTCTTTTCAACAGAAATCACGCGAAAGAGTACAGCAACGATGGATTAAACAACATGAATTGTGTCACTCCTTTGAAGAAAGATCAacatctcctcccctcccctcttttttcccttttcctctGTCAGTGCCTCAGTGGTACATAAAAAGATAATGAGTGCATCTCTTGATTCGTCTCctctaaagattgagatgaATTCTCTCTAAAACTTTCATTTCGAGGCATATGCAAGATTCGCAGTAATTGTCAAAAAGGGTGCAAGAAACTGAAAAATGCCATTCAGATGTTGCTTTGATCGAATTGCATCATTTCGTTTCCTGCACTTCGAGCTCTCGACATCTTGCTTTCTGCCTCACAGGTAGCATTTCGCCCAACTTTAGCAAAAGTGCCATTCTCATGGGACCTTAACGCCAAGTGCGTGATCAATTGATCAATGCGGGATCCTACCGGACAATGACCCTGATCAAGCCGCATCTCAAGCCTGCAACTGCAATCTCGCTTGCAACCTACACAAAAACATTCTAGAAACTCGAAAATATATTTCAACAGTCTTGGAAATATCAAAAGTTACCATATTTTCTGTTGTAAAATTTGTTATCTCTGAAATCCTGAAGTCACTTAGTGTAAATATACCATAAATTAATACTAAAAATTTGTGGTACATCTCTGTACCTCTCCAAAAACAATAAAATCCCTCAACTCAAAAGCTATCTAATGGGATTAGCCATGTAAACCCAAACATACTCACTGCAACTGGTCACTACACACTCAATCTTCACTCTAATGTACTACAAATGCATAACGCTCATGGTAAAAAGATATGCAGGCCAAAAAACTCACAAGACCGAAAATCTATGATATGCTACAGTACACACCACAATGAACACTGTCACAGCACAAACAAAAGCCCCAAAAAAGAActtcaaaaaaaatcacacatgGCGAGGCAGGTGGCCATTGGAGGCGCTGTTGAAGGTCTTGCTCTCGGCATTGCGCCTCTTCACCACCATGCCCCATGTGACGACCTCAAGGAtgatggcggcgacgccgaggaggcAGAGGACGGCGACGTAGGCCGTCTTCCACCGCTGCTCGACGCCAAGGATGGTCATCCCCTTGAAGATGTTGGTGATCCCCAGTATGATCACCGTGTAGCCGACGGAGTGGTGGTACATGTTCCAGTAGACCCTGTACTTGTTCTCCTTCTTGGGCCTCAAGAACAGCGCAAAAATCTGTACCCGATTTCGACAAAATTTAGTACTTTTATAGTGATATGTACTGATAGTAAAATTCTAACCGTAAAGGCGGTAAAAGTGCTCTGAACCGTTGATCGAGTTCTAAcgaaattactccctccgttcctttATAATTGAACTAACACCATTGCAACTTTGATtactaataatttttaaatgatTAGATTATGATAAACAGAAGTTTATTGCTTATGTTTAGTATGTAATTAACACGCTTAGGTAATATGACATCTATTTAAGTATTTAGatgttttaaaaaagaataacaCGAACGGTCAAAGTTTAAACATGAATAATGGAGAGGGTAATGATCAATATTTGAGTACACGATCATTCATATATAGAAGGGAGCCAAACAACACAGGAggattaaattaaatattaattatgagATTGTGATGTGTGATTTTGATGCTTACTTGCAGGGTGCCAAGAGCAAAGACAATGATGCCGATGTTGCGGTGGAGAGTGTAGGTGATCCCATTGGACATGTTGCCGAGGTTGATGCCGGTGGCCCagccggcgacgccgacgccataGCCGATCAGCTGGCAGCTCACATGGAGGTAGAACCATGCCGGGTCCGCCGATCTGAAGGTCTTGAGATACCTCGCCAAGATCGCCCCCATGGGCAGCAGGATTCCCCAGCTCACGGCGTTGAGCAATCCATGGATCTTCTCATGTCCAAAGAAATTAAAATGAGATTGATTTTTGAAGGTTTTAGCAATGTTGTTTGGTGAGAATTCGATGCGgtttgatggatggatggatggatgagagGGGAGAGTGATTTCATCCCTTCCCTCGTTTCTTgcaaacatacaagtttaaattcaacttatataagttgtaacaaaaataacaaatatagccATGAATGTACGAtaactattttaagtttaatttgttttttttgcatCTTGTAAAACTTAAATTTGGTCAtatatgtttgtgaagtgatatatttcattaatgttattttttaaaaattttttaataactatttagatgaaaTTCCACATCCGGATGAGAGTTTGTGCTCACGTTGCGCTTCTTGGCGAtggcgtcggaggaggaggaggcggcggtggtggtttgTGTTAGTAGGTCTAGCTTCGCCTTGGCAGCGAGGTTGGCGCCGCCCATGGCGTGCGGCGCGGGGAcgccgccggtgacggcggGGCCGACCTGCCACACCTGGTTcagcacgccggcgccgccgtaggCGGCGAGGCTCAGCGTGCCGAACACCCTGACGCGGCCGTCGGcgccgagctcggcggcgaggtcCGACGCCGGGAACGCGATCGGCCCCGGCTCGCCGAGCGCGTACCCGGAGATGTTGTATGTCCGGACCTCCCACgcgcccgacgacgacggcacggcGACGAGCGCCTGCGCCCCGGCCATCCCGTCACCGGCCGGGTTGAGCCCCCACGCCACCCACCCTCccggcgccgcgggcgccgccaCGAACGCGACGGACAgctccccgcccgcgccgcggtCGTACGTCCAGCGCAGTGACGCGCCGAGCCGCGGCAGGTCGCTGCACGCCGCGTACGCGCGGTTCGCCGAGAacgcctcgccggcgcatcCCCCGGctgccgccaccgacgccgccgccatcgccgcgagcagcagaagcagcgcCAGCACCACCGCCCCCGCCATGGCGTAGCTCAGCTCGGCTCGCGGCGTCCGCGAGTGACAGTGCAGTGCAAGGTGGttggcgccgcgccgcgcgcgcggcgcggcttAAAGCGTGGAGTGGAGGTGAGtgggagtggcggggccggctCGAGTTGACGGGGTCCTTTTGCCTCGTGAACTGTGGCGTCGCAGCAAGCGGCAGCTAGAGAGCATAGAGGCGAATCCGACGGCAGCACAGTGCACCTACCTACTACTGTCATTCCATCAGTGTAATAAGTTCAatttaatatactccctccatcccataatgtTGTAATCTAGGATGGAATGAGACTAGTCCTAGGATGGGTCTCAtcccggagggagtagaatgTAATGTAGTATATTAATACTACGAGGGCTTATTCGTTTTAAAGAAattgtaaaagaaaaacatagaaaCATGAATGAGTTTTAAACTACTATTCGTTTCATAGGAATGCACCATAGGAAAACTATAGGAGAGTTTTCCATTCCTCCATTTTTGAAGGAAAAGCATAGGAAAAAATTAAACCACTCCAATCtaatgtttgtattttttttggttggctTGCTAAACAGCATAGGaaaaattcatgtgtttttcaatCCATAGGTTTGCATATGTATTTCTATAGTATTCCtacgttttgaaaatcctgtgaACCGAACGAGCCCTCATCTGAACAAATCAAGGTTGTGGTGTTTGGATGGGAAATACTTATTTTAGTCCCTCTCATAGAAATTTTAATCCCTCCCATCCCATAAAGACTTATGTTTTTTGAGAGCAATTAAAATAAGTCTCTCCCATCATAAACAGCTCCTTATTCTAAAACGAGGAAGGTACCACGATAAAATCTTGCGAAAAAAATATACACGGTATTTACACAAAAGGTAATTAAAGTCCATTGATCTCCACTCGAAATTCATCAAAGTCCTTTTCGCCTTAAACTACTTCGCATCTTTTGCcttttaattttgaagttgattttaaggttttttttttaccatagtTTCTATTTTAACATTAACATTTAAATCATTACTAACACATACATAAAAGTTtgaactataattttttttatcgctAATACACTGTTTGGCATATTATGCATAATTGGCCAAACAATGGCAAACTACAACATTTTTCCTCCTAAGCTTTTGAAATCAGACAGACTTTCTATCTCGTTAAGAattatatatacatttataATACTACAtagctatatttttatattttaagatagggGGCACCACATCGGTATATTAGGGTTGTTACTCTAGACGTGGCACGAACCACCATTaagctgtgttcgggaggagcTCACCTCCCGTGTACGACGGAGCGATgcattttcttatgattaattaagtatttaatattttttgaaaaattgattaatataatttttaaagcaacttttgtatgaaattttttttaagagtgCGTGCAGAAAATGAGTTAGATGAGTTAGAAAAGAACTCAACCTTAGTATTGAACTCATGGTAAAACTTGAACTTAACGGTTTCGAAATTTAAGGGTGAAAATAGATGATTTTATAGTTAAAAGGATGAAAATGCGACTTCAGTGAGAaaccatgtattttttttgcaaagttgATTAATTTTCATTGAGAAACCATATACGAAAGTTGattgaaaaaattatattaatctttttttaaggaaaaagtacaaattacccacccccagaaaaaaaaactattgcgGTCGGCCTCCCCtctaaacccgaaaaccagacatcacTCACCACGAACTTtaaataccggacgaattacccttCTCAACACTGTTTTGAGTGGTTTTGACTTGAGTTTGCACATGTGGTGCAATCcgcaaataaaaataaaaatacctctcttgggcccacctatcatacccctctctcccccggtcgcgcactctctctctctcccgcgtaCGTGCTCAGGCAGGCGGCATCGCAGGTGGAGACGGAGCTCCCCCGGGAtacgggcggcggaggcggagctcgcACGGGAgacgggcggcggaggcggcgcgaggCCCGGCGGtttgcggcggcgcgggacaTCGGCGGAGAAGCGAGGTAGAGGTGGAGGCGGTGCCCCGGGGTggggaggtgggcggcggcgcggggacgaGCGGTGGgctggaggaggcgcggcgcctGCACCTGCGGGCGGTGGTGTCGACAGTGAAGGGCGCCGCCACGCGGCGGCTGCACGCCGCAGAGGCCGAGCTGGGGTGGAACGCGGAGCTCGACGCCCCGAAGTTGTTGGGTGTcgtcgggcgcggcggcgagtggaGGCAGCGACGAGCGTttggcggcgggcgggggcggGCGGTCGGCACCGACGCGGGTCGCGGAGGCGGGAGCCCTCTCTGCcccctttccctctctctcttcccaagCCGCACCGTCCCCGACGTCACCCCACCGCGCGCACGCTCATGTGGGGCTTCGCTCCCCACCCCGTCCTCCCTGcgcgccccaccgccgccgccgccaccacggaaGGGACCATGACAACCACCGCCAGCGCCTGGTCGGCCTGCacctccgtcgtcggccgcCACTGCCTCAACCACCGGCCGCCCGGGCGAgcttcgcctccgccgcctgtcGCCCGggcgagctccgcctccgccgcccgcgggaGCTCCGTTTCCACCCGCAGGTGCCagcgccgcgcctcctccagcCCATCGCCCGTCCCCGCGCTGCCACCCGCCTCCCACCCCTGGgcaccgcctccacctccacctcgctTCTTCGCCGACGTCCCGCGTCGCTGCAAACCGCCGGGCCtcgcgtcgcctccgccgcccgtcgcccggGGGAGCTCCGCCTCAGCCTTCCTGAGCACgaacgcgggagagagagagagagagtgcgaCCGGGGGAGAGGGGTACGACAGGTGGGCCTAAGTgaggtatttttatttttatttgctgactggattgctaCATAAGCGTCACGTGTGCAAACTCTAGTGACATTTAGCCATCGTTAGGATAGGGTTTCACCAGAATGCCACTCCGAAATATGACTTCGTTATAATGCCATCTTTAAACGAGACCATATTGTTGTACTGCCATTTCAACCAATTTAAGTGATTTGCAAATGTTTTCTTCCGTTTTTCTTATTTGCTTTGACCCAAATGCCCTTGCCGGTGCTGCTTCCGCGCGGCGCAGCCGCCGATGCTGCTTCTGCGCTGCTCGAGGAGCACGTCCTCGAGACCAGCCAGAGCCTAGAGCGTCCTTCTTGCTCCCCAGCAATGCGAGGAGCTTCCGGTGAGGTCCCACCGACACAGTCGTCACCGCGGCGCTCATCGACGCGTCGGTCTTCTCCATGTCTTCTCCACGTCGAAGGCAATGTCAGGTAGCTGCAACGTTGACTTCGACGTGGCGAAACAGGCAGCGACGCCGCCGAACTTGTGGATGCGATTGATGACGCCAACCTGAACCGCATCGCCGTCGAAGAGGATGACGTCGACGGACTCGTCGGCGACCTCCCGGAGCTTGCCGGCTCGGAAGACGACGACGTGGTGCCTCTCGCGAAACGGCGCCCACGACCTGGCAGGTAGAGCTCGCCATTGTCGGCCACCGCCGTAGCCGGCGAGAGCGCCAGCCTGAGCGATACGAGAGAGAACACGACGATGGTGAGGAGCACCGCCCGTGCCACCAGCCGGACGAGCCCTGGCCCTGCCATCCCTCGTACTAATTTCTTCATCGTTGCCATTGATCCGGATACAAAAAGATCACCCAGAAGAGGATCAAGAGGACTCAGAGCAGAGATGAACAGAGAAGATGATCAAGAGAGAGAATGAGGAGAGAAGAGATGGGAGAATAATcggaggagacgacggcggggtTAACGGACGGCGGTGTGCTTCCCACCCACGAGCGCCATGCGTGTTCTGTGGTGGGTAGCCCACGGCGGCTGGATCTATGGCAGTGGCTGCAGCTGGTTTGGAGGCAGCGGTGTCGGCTTGTCGGGAGGAAGATGATGATTGGATGGGAATCCATCTCTCCCAAGCAAGTCAATGAAATGGTCATAGGGGCAAAATTGTCAGATCATGGTGGAAAACATTTGCAAATCACCTAAATTGATCAAAATGCCAGTGCAGCAATACAGCCTCGTTTGAAGATGGCATTATAACGAAGCCACATTTCAAAGTGGCATTGTGGCGAAACCCTATCCTGACAATGgctaaatgtcaattttctcagTCAAAACAGCTCAAAACAGTGTTGAGAGGGGCAATTTATCCGGTATTAAAAGTTCAGGATGAgtgatgtctggttttcgggttcagGGAGAAATTCGGCCGACCGCAATAGTTCGGAGGggttactttttttatttttttaaaatgatcaatatttaattaattgtgCACTAATAAGTTTTGGTTTTACGTGCGCCGCGCGAGACAGCCATCCGAACACAGCCGTAGTACAACTGTGCACAACGGACGGGATATGGAAAAGCTTCTACCAACCTGAAGCCTAACCACCAGACACACCATCAACGTCCTGCTTTTCCTTCTCCATCTGCTTGAGTGCTTTGCACCAGCTCACTCATCAAGCAAAACTGAGGCGGAGCGTTTGAAATAGAGTATTGGACCGATTGTTACTGCAGATTATTTACATGATTACAagaatataaattaaatattttgataaattaACTTAAAATAAGTGCTTTAAACTCTTCGAGACGTGGAGCAAATGATTCGTTTTGACAATCCGGTGAGTAATCCGTCTCAAATGATCCCAAACGAGTTGCACTGTTGCAGAGGAGGCGAGTATGTGATGAACACTTGAGtgctcacatttttttttgaaggaaggCAAAAGCTTTGCCTTGAATATAttaatagagcaggaaaaaaatatagcGAGATATATACAGAGTTAGATAAAAAAACGAAATAAATAACCCGCAAGAGGAGAGGCAAAAAGCAGAGATTAAGTGATATTTCCCAAAATTCCGAACTCCTACAGGATTGAAACCCCTGCTTTGACCCAtgctctcccttcctccttgaTCTTTGCTAGAATTGAGGATGGCGTAGATGCATTGCTGCGGAAGATTCTTGCGTTTCTTTCGCACCAAATTTCCCACGAGATTAAAATCACCAGGGTCCTGAGAGGCTTGCGTGGGGTGTTTGGAGATTCCGTTACGAGTGTCCACCATTGCTCGACTGAGTGACAGCTTTCCCAGTTGTCCATCTGAAGGTCAGTCCCAGTCCATCTCTGCATTTCTGCCCATATCCTCTTTGTGAGTCTGCATTTGTCCAGGAGATGCAGGGCCGATTCATCAACATTATAACAAAGTGGGCAAATCTTTTGGTTTTGCCATCCTCTTTTTTCCAGCCTGTCTGCCGTCCATACTCTATTTTATGTGACCAGCCAAGAGAAGAACTTGCACTTCGGCGGCGCCCATGCCTTCCAGATTGACTGATAGAAGGTAGATTTAGCAGCCCCAAGGAATTGTAGTCGATAGGCCGATTTTGCCGAGTACTGCCCATTTGCTGTGAGGTTCCATCGGATGCTGTCGTGGTTTTCGCTTAGAGGCCTCATATCTCTGATCATTCTCCAGAGGCGGACATACTGTTGGAGGTGATTCGCCTCGAAGATGCGAGAGACATCAATATCTCGTATCCACTTGTTTTCTGCTAAGGCATCATGCACAGTCGTATTCTTTCTTCTAGAGGCCACGAAAATATCTAGGGCAATCAATTGTGGTGTTTGATTGTCTAGCCATTTTGAGCTCCAAAAGCGTGCAATTTTGCCATCTCCCACCGTTATTGTTGTTGCGGCCGCGAAGAGGTTCTTGTCTAGCTGATTGCATGGTAGCACAGATCCCACCCAAGGCTTATCCGGCGCCACCCATTCGTTCCAAAGCCATCTGAGCTTAGAGCTGATGCGAAATATTGCAGGTTCATAACACCTAGGCCACCCAAATCTTTTGGCCTGCAGACCCTTTTCCAGTTGACTTTACATTTTCCCCCCGAGATGTTTTCGCCCCTTGCCCAAAGGAATTTCCTTCTTATTTTGTCCAACTCCTCTAGGGTTCCGTCTGGTAGCTTTAGTGATGTTAGGTGGTAGATGGGCTGCGCCGTGAGGACTGATTTCGTTAGGCAGATTCTAGCGGCGGCCGACATCATTTTGCCTTGCCAAGGAGCGAGACGCGCTCGGCACTTGTCCATTAAGGGTTGAATGTGGACCTTCTTGAGCCTTCCAACCACGAGGGGTAGGCCAAGGTATTTCATTGGGAAGTTTGTTAGGCCTGCTGGGAAGATCCCAATGATGTTGGAGAGATCAATGCTATCACACCAGATAGGGACAATTTGGCTTTTGTTGAGGTTTGTTCGGAGGCCCGTCACTTGCCCAAAATCGCTTAGAAAGCCAGTGAGATTTGTCATGTCTTGGACACTTGGGTTCACGAATATGGCCGCATCATCTGCATAGAGGGAGGTTCGGAATCTGGGAGCTCTTCCGCGAAGAGGGGACATGTGTCCTAATTCTGTTGCTTTCTCTAGAAGGTGGTGGAGTGGGTCGATGGCTAAAATAAATAGCAGCGGCGAGAGGGGGTCACTCTACCGGAGGCCTCTTCCATGCTTTATAGGCGATCTTGGGCATCCATTGAGGAGGACCCTTGTTGTCGACGAGGCTAGGATGTTTGAGACTTAGTTAGTCCACCGAGATGTGAAGCCTTTTCTCTGGAGGAGGCCGATTAAGTAATCCCATCTAACCGAATCAAAAGTTTTGGTTATGTCGAGCTTCAACAGAAGAGTCGGCGTTCTTGTTTGGTGGAATTTTCTTGTCAGATTCCTCACATACATAAAGTTGTCATGTATGCATCTTTTCTTTATGAAAGCACTCTGGGCGTGACTAATCAGGATCCCCATGTGAGGCTGCAGGCGCAGTGCAAGTACCTTTGAAATTAGCTTCCCAACTCCATGTATGAGACTGATAGGCCTGTAGTCTCCTACGCATTCTGCTCCCTCCTTTTTCGGGATGAGCACCACGTTTGCTGAATTGAGGATCGGGAAGTTATTACTTCGTAGCCGGTCAAAGGAATGAATGACCGCCATGATGTCATCGCTATACAAATTACAATGCAGCATGATAGCAGCAGATCTCTCATCTCTCTGAAGGAACTcggttctgaattctgatccaTTTCTGCTGGACTGTCGTGTTCTTTTGCAGCTCTTGATGGTGCCATGTAACGTCAATGCTctgtactagtactactgaTGATTCTGAACCGATAAAGTACGAGCAGATGATCATGCGCACAAGTGCAGAGATCAGTTTATtctggccgtgtttagttccaaaataattctccaaacttttaacttttccatcacatcgaaactttccta is from Oryza sativa Japonica Group chromosome 9, ASM3414082v1 and encodes:
- the LOC4347483 gene encoding cytochrome b561 and DOMON domain-containing protein At3g25290; this translates as MAGAVVLALLLLLAAMAAASVAAAGGCAGEAFSANRAYAACSDLPRLGASLRWTYDRGAGGELSVAFVAAPAAPGGWVAWGLNPAGDGMAGAQALVAVPSSSGAWEVRTYNISGYALGEPGPIAFPASDLAAELGADGRVRVFGTLSLAAYGGAGVLNQVWQVGPAVTGGVPAPHAMGGANLAAKAKLDLLTQTTTAASSSSDAIAKKRNIHGLLNAVSWGILLPMGAILARYLKTFRSADPAWFYLHVSCQLIGYGVGVAGWATGINLGNMSNGITYTLHRNIGIIVFALGTLQIFALFLRPKKENKYRVYWNMYHHSVGYTVIILGITNIFKGMTILGVEQRWKTAYVAVLCLLGVAAIILEVVTWGMVVKRRNAESKTFNSASNGHLPRHV